One genomic region from Leptospira tipperaryensis encodes:
- a CDS encoding gamma-glutamyltransferase family protein, producing MNRILKYILGSFFSLIVLLSVLYFVFSRPNEILEFDDPYQQDRPLAEGSKMMVASGHPLATKVALEILEKGGNAADAGVAALLVLNVTQGEEASFPGVAPLLYYDSKSQNVESYTGAGKAPSKATIEYFQSRGHKYIPTLKYSSQLVPASPDVIVALLKKYGTMSFSQVSAPAIKIAEEGFPVHRILMRNLNINLFKRFGFSILLPYNAEVYLDKKWWKPLYHKEKFARPALGKTLREIANVESGAIKAGLDRNKALDSVRKYFYEGPIAEKIVRAHDSNDGTMTKSDLATYSGAWEKPLQGNYGPYTIFSNQTWNQGAVVPLALQILEGIDLKSMGHNSPQYIHTVAQAIELAMADREKYFGDPAFVNVPIKGLLSKEYATERRKFLQSNAFGKTPPFGNPILYQEKKLSRESDFHSKKNSSFQDKDKISEHSSLNRNQNENNSSLVLNSSEDNRQLSFWEKTGKVGRDTTYLSIIDPKGNSLSLTPSDFPQSPMIEGDITLGIRMTQFRLDPNHPSALLPGKRPTITPNASMVFKDGKFFMSFGTPGGDMQTQATIQVFLNMIVFGMNPQAAVNAPRFRSLNWPDAFSPHTYYPGRLELEKEINSKHGNVLKELGYDVIGRDVWEYDFAAPCISMKDPKTGKLYGGADPRKESWAEGR from the coding sequence ATGAATCGGATTCTAAAATACATTCTTGGCAGTTTTTTTAGCTTAATCGTTCTTCTCTCCGTCCTCTACTTCGTTTTTTCCAGACCCAATGAAATTTTAGAATTCGACGACCCTTATCAGCAAGACCGCCCTCTCGCAGAAGGTTCCAAAATGATGGTGGCCTCCGGTCATCCCCTCGCGACAAAAGTAGCGTTGGAAATTTTGGAAAAAGGAGGAAATGCGGCGGACGCGGGAGTGGCCGCATTACTCGTGTTAAACGTTACCCAAGGAGAAGAAGCTTCCTTTCCAGGGGTAGCCCCTCTGCTCTACTACGATTCAAAAAGTCAAAACGTGGAAAGTTATACTGGCGCCGGGAAAGCTCCTTCCAAGGCTACGATAGAATACTTTCAATCCAGAGGACACAAATACATTCCAACTTTAAAATATAGTTCGCAATTGGTTCCAGCCTCGCCGGATGTGATCGTTGCGCTTTTGAAAAAATACGGAACGATGAGTTTTAGTCAAGTCAGCGCTCCCGCAATCAAGATCGCAGAAGAAGGATTTCCCGTTCATAGAATTCTTATGCGAAACCTAAACATCAATCTTTTCAAAAGGTTCGGATTTTCGATCCTTCTTCCATACAACGCGGAAGTTTATCTGGATAAGAAATGGTGGAAACCTCTCTACCACAAAGAAAAATTCGCTCGTCCCGCATTAGGCAAAACGTTACGCGAAATTGCAAACGTAGAATCCGGAGCGATCAAAGCAGGTCTTGATAGAAACAAGGCCTTAGACTCAGTACGAAAGTATTTTTATGAAGGCCCAATCGCAGAGAAGATCGTAAGAGCTCACGACTCAAACGATGGAACAATGACCAAATCAGATCTCGCGACCTATTCCGGAGCTTGGGAAAAACCTCTCCAAGGAAACTACGGACCCTATACGATCTTCTCCAATCAAACTTGGAACCAGGGAGCCGTAGTTCCTCTCGCCCTTCAGATCCTCGAGGGAATCGATTTAAAATCGATGGGCCATAATTCTCCTCAATATATCCACACCGTCGCTCAAGCGATCGAACTCGCGATGGCTGACAGAGAAAAATATTTCGGAGATCCTGCATTTGTAAACGTTCCGATCAAAGGACTTCTTAGCAAAGAATATGCGACCGAAAGAAGAAAATTTCTGCAATCGAACGCCTTTGGTAAAACCCCTCCTTTCGGAAATCCAATTCTTTATCAAGAGAAGAAATTATCGCGAGAATCCGACTTTCATTCAAAGAAAAATTCTTCGTTTCAAGATAAAGATAAAATCTCAGAACATTCTTCCTTAAATAGAAATCAAAATGAAAACAATTCTTCCCTTGTATTGAATTCTTCAGAAGACAATCGGCAACTTTCCTTTTGGGAAAAAACCGGAAAAGTGGGACGTGATACTACTTATCTCAGCATCATTGATCCGAAAGGAAATTCTCTCTCGCTTACTCCCAGTGATTTTCCACAATCACCGATGATCGAAGGAGATATCACCTTGGGCATTCGTATGACTCAGTTTCGATTGGATCCAAATCATCCTTCGGCATTACTTCCCGGAAAACGACCCACGATCACTCCGAACGCATCCATGGTTTTTAAAGACGGAAAATTCTTTATGAGTTTCGGAACTCCCGGAGGCGACATGCAGACTCAGGCAACTATACAAGTTTTTTTGAATATGATTGTGTTTGGAATGAATCCGCAAGCCGCGGTAAACGCGCCTCGTTTTCGTTCTTTAAATTGGCCTGACGCTTTTTCACCTCACACGTATTATCCGGGACGTTTGGAATTGGAAAAAGAAATCAATTCTAAACACGGGAACGTGCTGAAAGAATTGGGTTACGACGTGATCGGAAGAGATGTCTGGGAATATGATTTCGCCGCGCCTTGTATCTCCATGAAAGATCCTAAAACCGGAAAACTCTACGGAGGAGCCGATCCAAGAAAAGAATCCTGGGCGGAGGGAAGATAA
- a CDS encoding 3-hydroxyacyl-CoA dehydrogenase family protein — translation MREIKTVTVLGANGTMGAGSAAIVASFGKAKVHMLARDISKAKEGIEKAIGSVKTDTIRPRLIPGSYDADLEKAVAESDWVFELVAESYEVKEPINKRIASSRRPGTIVSTVSSGLSIERLSKAFDEDGQKHYFGTHFFNPPYKMILCELVSHKGSDKKVLKQLGEYLDKVLGRAVVYTNDTPAFAGNRIGFQLINEVAQLAEKYSDKGGIALMDAIMSGYTGRAMAPLDTADFVGLDVHKAIVDNLYEMTKDAAHSTFKMPGYFQKLIDKGDLGRKAGGGLYKMSKTPDGKKEKLVYNIGADLYEPLPKFDIDFIRQANRRISEADYIGAMNVVKEAKGFEADLARYFIARYVSYSLSIVGEVVDTKEMADLAMGTGFNWAPASAFVDFLGGPKDTIQLIEKAKLPVPEVLAKAKPGKPFYELKEKLDARSLFKG, via the coding sequence ATGAGAGAGATAAAAACAGTAACAGTATTAGGCGCAAACGGTACTATGGGTGCCGGATCAGCCGCAATCGTTGCCTCCTTTGGGAAGGCAAAAGTCCATATGCTCGCAAGGGACATAAGCAAAGCGAAAGAAGGTATTGAGAAAGCAATCGGTTCTGTGAAGACAGATACGATCCGACCAAGACTCATTCCAGGCTCGTATGATGCAGATCTTGAAAAAGCGGTAGCAGAATCCGACTGGGTTTTCGAACTCGTTGCGGAAAGTTATGAAGTAAAAGAACCGATCAACAAAAGAATCGCAAGCTCCAGAAGACCTGGGACTATCGTTTCCACTGTTTCCTCCGGACTTTCTATTGAAAGACTTTCAAAGGCATTCGATGAAGACGGACAAAAGCATTATTTTGGAACTCACTTCTTTAACCCTCCTTACAAGATGATTCTTTGCGAACTCGTTTCGCATAAAGGATCCGATAAAAAAGTTCTCAAACAACTCGGAGAATATCTGGATAAGGTTTTAGGACGCGCGGTCGTTTATACAAACGATACTCCTGCGTTTGCCGGAAACAGAATCGGATTTCAGCTCATCAATGAAGTCGCTCAACTCGCTGAAAAGTATTCCGATAAAGGCGGGATCGCTCTTATGGATGCGATCATGAGCGGTTATACCGGAAGAGCAATGGCTCCTCTCGACACTGCGGATTTCGTAGGTCTGGACGTTCACAAAGCTATCGTTGACAACCTCTATGAAATGACTAAAGACGCGGCTCATTCTACTTTTAAAATGCCGGGTTACTTTCAAAAGTTAATCGATAAGGGCGATTTAGGAAGAAAGGCGGGCGGCGGACTCTATAAGATGTCCAAAACTCCGGACGGCAAGAAAGAAAAGTTAGTCTATAATATAGGCGCCGATCTTTACGAACCTCTTCCTAAGTTTGATATCGATTTTATTCGTCAGGCTAACAGAAGAATTTCCGAAGCGGATTATATCGGCGCTATGAACGTTGTTAAAGAAGCGAAAGGCTTTGAAGCGGACCTCGCGAGATACTTCATCGCAAGATACGTAAGTTATTCTCTTTCTATCGTAGGAGAAGTCGTAGACACAAAAGAAATGGCGGACCTCGCAATGGGAACCGGATTTAACTGGGCTCCTGCATCTGCGTTCGTTGATTTCTTAGGCGGACCTAAGGATACGATTCAATTGATCGAAAAAGCAAAACTTCCGGTTCCTGAGGTATTAGCAAAAGCGAAACCGGGGAAACCGTTTTACGAGCTGAAGGAAAAACTTGACGCTCGATCACTTTTTAAAGGATAA
- a CDS encoding DUF1564 domain-containing protein, giving the protein MGILLLNSDHEIHSILQNNRMEVATLLVPKHTLLKFSEKERRNLSRRIPFLLKRYAKYLTSIKRLGRKAEKVLYQPSPGKEQMQRINVRVSRGSWALLGLLAQVHGVSRCFLFNFLLQLDELGVGDSIVNVMNEGGPTFHRNYKYTFEFDLLNNRIKRSLKCEPEYYFYVLDYRDWFDS; this is encoded by the coding sequence ATGGGAATTTTACTTTTAAATTCGGATCACGAAATTCATTCCATTCTTCAAAACAATCGAATGGAAGTGGCAACCTTGCTCGTCCCGAAACATACTTTACTTAAATTCAGTGAAAAAGAACGGAGAAATCTTTCTAGAAGAATACCTTTTCTTTTGAAAAGATATGCGAAATATCTTACTTCGATAAAACGTTTAGGAAGAAAGGCCGAGAAAGTCTTGTATCAACCGAGTCCGGGAAAAGAGCAAATGCAACGGATCAATGTTCGAGTGAGCAGAGGAAGCTGGGCGCTTTTGGGTTTGTTGGCTCAGGTTCACGGCGTTTCCCGTTGCTTTCTCTTTAATTTTCTTTTGCAACTCGATGAGCTTGGTGTGGGAGATTCTATCGTGAACGTTATGAATGAGGGAGGTCCTACGTTTCACAGGAATTACAAATATACATTCGAGTTCGATCTTTTAAATAATCGGATCAAACGATCCTTGAAATGTGAACCGGAATATTATTTTTACGTTTTGGACTATCGAGATTGGTTCGATTCATAA
- a CDS encoding LIC13305 family lipoprotein, producing MIINVKLVLSLLFVFTFLSSCSIEKEDKNTSDLLLFLLFQDRVENYDRDVQILTHTIVSSPFVSYDTNYSDEDLNYYKDLIVAEIARYPRGYFIKARAEKIIFTRNLYLESIGYRGGLSRPEENIIFLDIPDGLKAMGMINPNFGEDRLSNGIHHEITHNIDNVIRYYWDPKWTSLNPISFQYGSYQFSSSPRRLDNPKVPLTPFWNPIDGFVSEYSTTNFAEDRADIGAAIQGRQFSYLNEICAVDSIVAAKVRLTIEEMNRFWPFPGAENTAWKRRFSEIECH from the coding sequence ATGATAATAAACGTAAAATTAGTTTTAAGTCTTTTGTTTGTTTTTACCTTTCTCTCCTCTTGTTCCATTGAAAAAGAGGATAAAAATACCTCTGATCTTCTTTTGTTTTTATTATTTCAAGATCGCGTTGAAAACTACGATCGTGATGTTCAAATCTTAACTCATACGATCGTATCATCCCCCTTTGTTTCTTATGATACCAACTATTCTGATGAAGATTTAAACTATTATAAAGATCTGATAGTAGCTGAAATTGCAAGGTATCCAAGAGGGTATTTCATTAAAGCACGAGCTGAAAAAATAATATTCACTCGAAATCTTTATTTAGAATCGATAGGTTATAGAGGAGGTCTATCCAGACCCGAGGAAAATATTATATTTTTGGATATTCCAGACGGATTGAAAGCCATGGGGATGATAAATCCTAATTTTGGAGAAGACAGGCTATCAAATGGAATACATCATGAAATTACGCACAATATAGATAATGTTATAAGATATTACTGGGATCCAAAATGGACATCGTTAAACCCGATTTCATTTCAATATGGAAGTTATCAATTTTCATCCAGTCCTCGTCGTTTAGATAATCCCAAAGTCCCTTTAACTCCATTTTGGAATCCCATTGACGGTTTTGTGAGCGAATATTCCACAACAAATTTTGCCGAAGATAGAGCGGATATCGGCGCTGCAATTCAAGGACGTCAATTTTCTTATTTGAATGAAATTTGTGCCGTCGATTCGATCGTCGCTGCGAAAGTGCGTCTGACGATCGAAGAAATGAATCGTTTTTGGCCTTTTCCCGGAGCGGAAAACACAGCCTGGAAACGTAGATTCTCTGAGATTGAATGTCATTGA
- a CDS encoding acetyl-CoA acetyltransferase — MSEKIYILGGEQTDFQRNWTKEGKTFMSLMREAVQDGLAAVGITPDELKKLNKQNRIGIFVGNFDAEQYATQGHLGAFLTEVDPAFYGIPGGRFEAACASGSIALDAAATKIRAKDYDVAIVLGIEIMKTVSSSIGGDFLGTAAYYEKEAKGVQFPFPKLFGKLADVILERYKLPEQRFMGALAEISRINYDNAKKNPKAQTRSWFMNKEHANARGGEYNMAVGGRLCITDCSQVTDGAAMVVLANKSYTEEYAKKRGKKINTIPRLKGWGHRVAPITFDAKVAESKGDKYILPWTRQTVKDAYDRAELGVKDIDVFETHDCFTSSEYAAISAFGITQPGKEHEAIEDGVIDLKGKKPINPSGGLIGVGHPVGASGVRMMLDLYKQITNTAGNYQVEGAKNGLMLNIGGSATTNVVFIVGK, encoded by the coding sequence ATGAGCGAGAAAATTTACATACTCGGCGGGGAACAGACCGATTTTCAAAGAAACTGGACTAAGGAAGGAAAGACCTTCATGTCCTTGATGCGCGAAGCCGTTCAAGACGGATTAGCTGCTGTCGGAATCACGCCCGATGAACTCAAAAAACTGAATAAACAAAATAGAATCGGAATTTTCGTAGGAAACTTCGATGCGGAACAATATGCAACTCAAGGTCACTTGGGTGCATTCTTAACCGAAGTCGATCCTGCGTTCTACGGAATTCCAGGCGGACGTTTTGAAGCAGCTTGTGCTTCCGGCTCCATCGCTCTCGATGCCGCTGCTACGAAAATCCGCGCGAAAGACTACGACGTTGCCATCGTTCTCGGAATCGAGATCATGAAAACCGTAAGTTCTTCCATAGGTGGGGATTTCTTAGGAACTGCCGCTTATTACGAAAAAGAAGCGAAGGGAGTTCAATTTCCTTTCCCAAAACTTTTCGGAAAACTCGCGGACGTAATTTTGGAAAGATACAAACTTCCGGAACAAAGATTCATGGGAGCTCTTGCTGAAATTTCAAGAATCAACTACGACAACGCAAAGAAAAACCCAAAAGCACAAACTCGTTCTTGGTTCATGAACAAAGAACACGCAAACGCAAGAGGCGGAGAATACAATATGGCAGTCGGAGGAAGACTCTGCATTACCGATTGTTCTCAAGTTACCGACGGCGCTGCGATGGTAGTTCTCGCTAACAAATCTTATACTGAAGAATACGCGAAAAAAAGAGGGAAGAAGATCAACACAATCCCAAGACTGAAAGGTTGGGGACACAGAGTTGCACCGATCACTTTTGACGCGAAGGTTGCAGAATCCAAAGGGGACAAATACATTCTCCCTTGGACAAGACAAACCGTAAAAGACGCGTATGACAGAGCGGAACTCGGAGTGAAAGACATCGACGTTTTCGAAACTCACGACTGTTTCACTTCTTCCGAATATGCAGCGATCTCCGCTTTCGGAATCACTCAACCCGGAAAAGAACACGAAGCAATTGAAGACGGCGTGATCGATCTGAAAGGTAAGAAACCAATCAATCCATCCGGCGGACTGATCGGAGTCGGACACCCGGTAGGAGCTTCCGGAGTTCGTATGATGCTCGACCTTTACAAACAAATTACCAACACTGCCGGTAATTACCAAGTAGAAGGCGCTAAAAACGGATTGATGCTGAACATCGGCGGATCCGCAACGACTAACGTGGTTTTCATCGTAGGAAAGTAA
- a CDS encoding membrane-binding protein, producing the protein MFRINVFVLFCFSFISILPQSPRSCLSGNCKNGKGVLIDASGNESKGTFVNGTLEGYAEVKFKNREMFSGIRKRLSIRGKAQRIDPETGKVVYGTWIEDGDCNDKGCKTWANFIPDSNVECIFQGTFRRNQKVGKGSYICLNGERFEGIYANDLANGRGKLIYSDGSFYEGEFKNGYPISK; encoded by the coding sequence ATGTTTAGGATCAATGTATTTGTTCTCTTTTGTTTCAGTTTCATCTCCATTCTTCCTCAATCTCCAAGAAGTTGTTTATCGGGAAACTGCAAGAATGGAAAAGGTGTTCTCATCGATGCTAGCGGAAACGAATCCAAAGGAACTTTTGTAAACGGAACCTTAGAAGGATATGCGGAAGTTAAATTCAAAAACCGGGAAATGTTTTCAGGAATTCGTAAGCGTCTTTCCATAAGAGGCAAGGCTCAACGGATCGATCCGGAGACTGGAAAAGTCGTCTATGGGACTTGGATCGAAGACGGGGACTGTAATGATAAGGGATGTAAAACATGGGCAAATTTTATCCCGGATTCGAATGTAGAATGTATTTTTCAGGGAACATTTCGACGAAATCAAAAAGTGGGGAAGGGTAGTTATATCTGTCTCAACGGAGAACGTTTTGAAGGAATCTACGCGAACGATCTTGCGAATGGGCGTGGAAAATTAATATATTCCGACGGAAGTTTTTACGAAGGAGAATTTAAAAACGGTTATCCGATTAGTAAGTAG
- a CDS encoding UDP-N-acetylmuramate--L-alanine ligase, whose amino-acid sequence MKIFLIGIGGIAMGNLAHMLKKNGHEVSGSDTGVYPPMSDKLKEWGIPYFEGFKAENIQGQDLIIVGNAISRGNPEVEEMLNSGVDYLSMPAAISKFFLKGKKVIVVAGTHGKTTTTFLIHHILKENGVSPGLFVGGIRKDGFPGFELGDGSYFVIEGDEYDTAFFDKSSKFLHYRPTYAVLNALDYDHADIFPDIEAIETMFKRLINLVPGNGKIFYWSGSGSLKKLVQHVKFTKIEGFEWNRKDSSLSWKKHELFWDDRKLDPVVFGDHNYRNLEVAIRVCSEILKEQNPSGYKEGIAKAIDSFPGVKRRQDILFESPKAIVMEDFAHHPVAVHETIHAIKKRFHGYKIVALFEPRSATSHRNVFQKEYSYSFLGADLTILTEIHNLKKVSKDIRLDVKKLVQKLLKNSKTIPVYAKDPQELLVKLEKMIPQFTGEKILILAMSNGSFGGIYPGLVELARKHT is encoded by the coding sequence TTGAAAATTTTTCTGATCGGAATCGGCGGGATAGCCATGGGCAATCTCGCTCACATGCTCAAAAAAAACGGACACGAGGTTTCCGGCTCGGATACGGGAGTTTATCCTCCGATGTCGGACAAGTTGAAAGAATGGGGAATTCCTTACTTCGAAGGATTTAAAGCCGAAAACATTCAAGGCCAAGATCTGATCATCGTTGGAAACGCGATTTCCAGAGGAAATCCGGAAGTTGAAGAGATGCTCAATTCCGGAGTGGATTATCTTTCTATGCCCGCCGCAATCAGCAAATTTTTTCTCAAGGGAAAGAAGGTGATCGTGGTCGCGGGAACTCACGGGAAAACAACCACTACATTCCTAATTCATCATATTCTTAAAGAGAACGGAGTTTCACCCGGATTGTTTGTGGGTGGGATTCGTAAGGACGGTTTTCCGGGATTTGAACTCGGAGACGGTTCTTATTTTGTGATAGAAGGAGACGAATACGACACCGCTTTCTTCGATAAGTCTTCGAAATTTTTACACTACCGACCCACCTACGCCGTGTTAAACGCACTGGATTACGATCACGCTGATATCTTTCCGGACATTGAAGCGATTGAAACTATGTTCAAACGTTTGATCAATTTGGTTCCAGGGAACGGAAAGATCTTCTATTGGAGCGGATCAGGTTCTTTAAAAAAATTGGTTCAACACGTTAAGTTTACAAAGATCGAGGGTTTTGAGTGGAATCGAAAAGATTCTTCGCTCTCTTGGAAAAAACACGAACTCTTTTGGGACGATCGAAAACTCGATCCTGTTGTTTTCGGAGATCATAACTATCGAAATCTCGAAGTAGCGATCCGAGTTTGTTCCGAGATTCTGAAAGAACAAAATCCAAGCGGCTACAAAGAAGGAATCGCAAAGGCGATCGATTCGTTTCCGGGAGTAAAAAGAAGACAGGATATTCTTTTTGAATCTCCAAAGGCAATCGTGATGGAGGATTTCGCGCATCACCCGGTCGCCGTACATGAGACCATTCACGCGATCAAAAAACGGTTTCACGGTTACAAGATCGTTGCGCTTTTTGAACCGAGAAGCGCGACTTCTCACAGAAACGTTTTTCAGAAAGAATATTCGTATTCTTTCTTGGGAGCGGATTTGACCATCCTTACCGAGATTCATAATCTAAAGAAGGTTTCAAAAGATATCCGTTTGGACGTGAAAAAGCTGGTTCAAAAGCTTTTGAAGAATTCAAAAACCATTCCGGTTTATGCAAAGGATCCTCAGGAGTTGCTTGTAAAACTTGAGAAAATGATTCCCCAATTTACGGGAGAAAAAATTCTTATCTTAGCCATGTCTAACGGCTCCTTCGGAGGAATTTATCCGGGACTTGTAGAACTGGCTCGGAAACACACATGA
- the pheS gene encoding phenylalanine--tRNA ligase subunit alpha → MNLSQELDSIYEEAIQKIGSSVSEEDLDKNKNDFIGKKGKLTAVLKNVASLSIEEKKTVGQKANELSKKLEAFVSDTKTTLKKKLFESQAASEFFDTLRPLSKPENGSLHPITQIQYEIEDIFASMGFSVMDGPEIETDTNNFGALNFTEDHPAREMQDTFYLENGNLLRTHTSAIQVRTLRHLKPPFRIIAPGRVFRYEEVDASHEHTFYQIEGMVVGKNISAANLIDTMQVLLSRIFEKEIKTRLRPGYFPFVEPGFELDINCLVCEGKGCPVCKQSGWLELLPCGLIHPNVLTHAGLDPKEWSGFAFGLGLDRLVMMRYGIHDIRYFQSGNLRFLKQF, encoded by the coding sequence ATGAATTTATCTCAAGAACTCGATTCTATCTACGAGGAAGCGATTCAAAAAATCGGTTCCTCCGTCTCCGAAGAGGATTTAGATAAGAATAAGAATGATTTTATCGGTAAAAAAGGAAAGCTCACTGCGGTTCTCAAAAACGTAGCTTCTCTTTCCATTGAAGAAAAAAAGACCGTAGGCCAGAAGGCGAACGAGCTTTCTAAAAAACTCGAGGCTTTTGTTTCCGATACAAAAACGACTCTTAAGAAAAAACTTTTCGAGTCCCAAGCCGCTTCCGAATTCTTCGATACGCTGCGGCCGCTTTCCAAACCGGAAAACGGAAGTTTACATCCGATCACTCAGATTCAATACGAGATCGAAGACATCTTTGCTTCGATGGGCTTTAGCGTGATGGACGGACCCGAGATAGAAACCGATACGAATAATTTCGGCGCTCTGAACTTTACTGAAGATCATCCTGCGAGAGAAATGCAGGATACGTTTTATCTTGAGAATGGAAATCTTCTGAGAACTCATACATCCGCGATTCAAGTGAGAACGTTGAGACATCTCAAACCTCCTTTTAGAATTATCGCTCCGGGAAGAGTGTTTCGTTACGAAGAAGTCGACGCTTCTCACGAACATACGTTTTACCAGATCGAAGGAATGGTCGTTGGGAAAAATATTTCAGCGGCGAACCTGATCGACACGATGCAGGTTTTGCTTTCCAGAATTTTTGAAAAAGAAATCAAAACAAGACTTAGACCGGGATACTTTCCCTTTGTGGAACCGGGTTTTGAGCTCGATATCAATTGTCTGGTTTGTGAAGGAAAGGGTTGTCCCGTGTGTAAACAATCCGGTTGGCTAGAACTTTTGCCTTGCGGTTTGATACATCCGAACGTCCTTACTCACGCGGGTTTGGATCCGAAGGAATGGAGCGGTTTTGCTTTCGGTCTCGGTTTGGACCGCCTCGTGATGATGCGCTACGGAATTCACGATATTCGTTACTTTCAATCCGGTAATCTAAGATTCTTAAAACAATTCTAA
- a CDS encoding acyl-CoA thioesterase — protein MISTPIQTRWMDMDPFAHVSNSVFVSYLEIGRVDYCRRRFEVKDVFEVPFILARIEIDLKKSIEMNHVVEVQTSVIRIGNSSWDFQSVILESNTREVFAVAKTVQVTFDHKTKATIPIPPKIRRILEEDLKEFQRQNKEG, from the coding sequence ATGATTTCCACTCCGATTCAAACTCGTTGGATGGATATGGACCCCTTTGCTCACGTGAGTAATTCCGTTTTTGTCTCTTATTTGGAAATCGGAAGAGTGGACTATTGTCGTCGTCGATTTGAGGTGAAGGACGTTTTTGAAGTCCCTTTTATTCTTGCGAGAATCGAAATCGATCTTAAAAAATCGATCGAAATGAATCACGTTGTCGAAGTACAAACTTCCGTGATTCGAATCGGAAACAGCTCTTGGGATTTTCAATCCGTCATTTTAGAATCCAATACAAGAGAAGTCTTCGCGGTGGCGAAGACCGTCCAAGTTACCTTTGATCACAAGACAAAGGCTACGATTCCTATTCCTCCAAAAATCAGAAGAATTTTAGAAGAGGATTTAAAAGAATTCCAGAGACAAAATAAGGAAGGTTGA